The Chiloscyllium punctatum isolate Juve2018m chromosome 41, sChiPun1.3, whole genome shotgun sequence genome contains the following window.
cctaggaccttaccattaagtgtataagtcctgctaagatttgctttcccaaaatgcagcacctcgcatttatctgaattaaactccatctgccacttctcagcccattggcccatctggtcaagattctgttgtaatttgaggtaaccttcttcgctgttcactacacctccaattttggtgtcatctgtaaacttactaagtgtacctcttatggtcacatccaaatcatttatgtaaatgacacaaAGCAGGGGACcgagcaccaatccttgtggcactccactggtcacaggtctccagtctgaaaaacaatccttccccaccaccctctgttttctacctttgatccagttctgtatccaattggctagttctccctgtattccgtgagatcaaccttgctaaccagtcttccatggggtcCCACAAAGTTTTCTACTTTTCTTAGAAAAATCCTAATGCAAACAAACGCTGCTTCTTGACAGTATTGACTtctaaagaagagtcatattggatttgaaattttaattctgtttctcccttggcagacctgctgagcttctttagcactttctatttttatttcagatttccagcatctgcagtattttgcttttaagtGTTGTCTTCTGATTTTGGCTACAGTTATTGTAAATTAAAACTTCTCAAATTCAACAGAACACTACCTTGTCACATGTCACATTGCAATATTGTATTGTGACTATGAAGGCCTAGCTTTAATATTCCTCTGAAATACTATTCCATTGGCGAGAACACAGAATTTCAAAAAGCACAGCTTCACTCTTGCTGATGTCAAACAGGCTCATCCTGAAGTCCAAGTACAATTCTTCCTCAAATTCATGGACCTGGACTTTGGGGCAATTAAGTAAGAGATATCAAATGGCCATTTTATATTCCTCTGAAATATCAATCCATTGGCAAGAACACACAATTCTAGAGAAGTGTTAATAATAATGTTATTTGAATGGTGCTGATGGTTAGGGCCTTACCTGTATCCTTGAATAATACGGTCATTTCTTTCACAAGCTTGTTGTTTCCAGGCTGATTTTCTTCAACTATACAGCCAATAAACTACTTTTAAAGTTTAGTCTCTGTTGCCATTTAGGAAATAAGGCAGCCAATTTGACTTACCTTTTAGCAGGTTGGTGCCACTGAATTGGTGTGTTGTCAGCCACgttcctgtgggtctggagtcacgtgcatgtcaaatcagaaaagggaacagagctTCTCTCCCAGAGGACCATTTGTGAATGAAAAATACTTGTATAACAATTCAATACTTTTATGATCATCATTACTAGGACTAAGATCTTAATTTCAGATTcattaattaattgaatttagtTTCTCCCAACTGTTGTGATGGGATGGAATTGTTGCCTCTACAGCATTAGGCCTGCCTTTGGATTGCTAGTCTGTTAGAATTGCCACCACACCACATGGGTTGTTGCAGCTCCAACAGTCAAAAAAGCAGTCACCATTCAAGATAAAGAAGCCCACTTGATTGATAACTAATTTACCATATTAAACATTCACTCTATTCACTTCAGTGCACAGTGGAAGAGGTATGTACCGTCTACAAAATGCACCAGCATAATTTACCAAGACTTCTTTGACAGCAACTTCCAGTGATTTAAAAGAAGGGCAGCACACAAATGAGAGCAACACCACTTGCATTTCCCCTCCAAATTGCACACAACATCTTGACATGGAACTCTAATCattatttcttcactgtcacagggtcaacattctggaactccctcccgaacAACACTGTGGGTGTCCTTATACCATATGAgctacagtggttcaagagggaaattcaccatcaccttctccagggacatTAGGACTGAGCAATAAATGCCACAAAAGAATAATGAAGAAATAAAATTAGCCCTGCACAACTCCACAAATGAGATAGTGAGCAAATGATCTGTTTCAGTGATATTGGTGGGCACTGGACAGGGCACTGGGCAGAATTCCCtgttcttcttcaaaatagtgccttAGAATCTTTTTTTATATCCAGCTAAGAAGGCAATGGAGTCCCATTTTACTGCATCATCTGAAAGACATACTTTtgatggcactccctcagcgcagcACTTGAGGGCCAGCCTTGATTATGTCCTCAAGTTTGCAGAGTGGGACTTTAACTTACAACCTTCATACTCTGAAGTAAGAGGCTACTTTATGTAAGTTTCCCGATCACTGGCAAAATCAAGTTATGATCTATTTGAGGCTCTATATACACACATTAAAGTAGCTTGAATGTGAGGCAACTTGGCTCAGGCATAAGCACTTGAAAAGAACAAGCAGCACTACCATTGTTGAATCCTCTCTCAACATCCTGGAGATTAATgtttaccagaaactgaactgaaccagtCATATAAATACTATAACGATGTGAGCAAGTCAGAAGGTGTGAGTTCTGTGGTAAATAACTCACATATTGACTCTACAAAGCCTGTCCACGGGCACATGTCACGAGTGATGGAATTTTCTCCACTTCCTTGAATGAGTGCTTCTCCAACAtgactcaagaagctcaacatcatcTAGAATTACAAAAGTGTTACagagcagaaagaggccattcacccATCCTGTCAACACCAGCATGCCAAAGGAGCACCATCACCTACTACCAATCTCCTGCTTTACCCCATACCCTTGCACATTATTTGAATTCAAATAGTCATCCAATATCCGTTGAAAGACTTAATTCAACCTGCCTCCACAACACTTCTGGGCAGTGCACCCCATACCCTAACTACTCGTtgtgagaaaaaaaatgtttttctcaactttaattTTGTTTATTTTGCAAATCACTTGCAAATCTTTTTACAAACAGAAAACGATTCTCCCTATTTAATCTACCCAGCCCACTCATGGTTTTTAAAACCTCCTAGCCTTtttcaacttcttcaatctagattccagcctcgggcgactgtctgtgtggaatttgcacattctccccgtgtctgtgtgggtttccaccaagtgctccggtttcctcacacaatccaaagatatgcaggccaggtgaactggccatactaaattgcccatagtattaggtgcattagtcggggtaaatataaggtaggggaatgggtctggatggattactcttcggagggtcagtgtggacttgttggactgaagagcctgttttcaaactgtagggattctaaattctaattctaaattctAAATCATAGTGAGGACAAAATTCCTGTCTTCAACAGTACTCCATCCGTTAAACTCAAATACTCACTCCCTGCaccagcaatgtgtaccatttacaagatgacTCATCAACTCGTCAAGCCTCCTTCAACAGTATTTTCCAACCTGTAACCTCTACCACCCAGAAGCATTTGCACAGCAGTCACGTGGGACCTTTGAGTTTCATTCCAAGACAAACACTATTCTGACTTAGAACTATGTTGCTGTTTTCTCATTGTTCTTGGGCCAGAAtattggaattcccttcctagcAGCACTGTGGGTTTTGCCAAATGGCAGTCAATGGGCTAGTactattatcactggactgttaatccacagacctggtaatgtcctgggggcccaggttcgaatcctgccatggcagatgctggagtttgAATTTAATTGGGGGTTGGTGTGGGAAATGTAGAATCAGgggtttaatgatgaccatgaatccattgaagATTGTTGaaagaacccatctggttcacaaacatcctttaaggaaggaaactgccatctgtaCCGTTGAGCATATATGTGACTCCCAACTTGCACAGATGTGTTTGACTGCTTAATTGCTGTTTGGACAATTAGGGAGgagcaattaatgctggcctagccagtgacaccctcattccatgaatgaattttaaaaaggggaccgcagcatttaaaagacagctTACAACCAACTCCTTTCACTGCAATTAGGGGCAGACAACAAATCCTGAGCCAGCCACCAAACCCCATAACtcacaaacaacaaaaaaaaacccctGGATATCCATTGATCATCCTTACTGTTCCAGCAGTCTCTCTCTGGGTTTACATCCTGACTGGGGCTGCTAGAATTGATTTTGGTCCAGATATAAAACTGTACAGAATTTACTGGAGACAAGTATTATTTCATGCATTGCAAGCTCTCAGTTTTTCATGCAGTAACTATGTGTTCCTTGGCATCTAGTTAGTCATTTTTAAGTAAAAAAAATGCTTTGTTCATAAACTACACTTTACAAAACATGTCAAACTGGACATTTCAGAAAATCCAATAAAATACCACTTCACTCAATTGAGCACTTCACACTCTTGGGAGTCTGAATCCAAATACAAAATCATGACATTAATTATAGATTCTATCACAAGCACGGGCCCTGCAAGTTACCAGCTCATTGGTACACTGTGACTGCAAGGCCTTAGATTGGTGGCTTTTCACCGCTGTGCTTTTGAAAGCTTTTGTTCTCTCTGTCCTGGACCTTACAATGGGAGACCTAGTGGAGTTGGTTCAGCTGAAGTGATAACCCTGACGAACGATGGACTCTCCCAGAATTCGCATCGCGAACATCAAACAGTTGACGaattaaaatatatttaaaaatattTCTGCAGCGTTCGTCAGGTCAAAATGAACGAGCGGCGGAGAGGCGAAATCATCAGTGGTTACAGACCTGACTTACACACTTTATGCAAACCTTCCATCAGATTCGACTTCGCTTTAAAGTCAAGTATCACTTAAAGCATTCGATGGAGGGAGGTAAATGAgggttttcaaaaaaaaagacagaCCTTAGCTCCGCTGCCAAAACACAATTCATTTTAAACGCAAATTAAACAAAAGTCAATCATTTGGAAACGAGAGAGCTCAGGTAAATTATTCAATTACAGAAGTGATGTCAAAGCACCGTTTTGATTCATAACTCGCCGCCTGTAGTGGGCCAGAACGGAGATTATTAGACCTCCCCGATACTTGTTGGACCATCTCCCTGGCGCCACAAAGCCTCAATGTAAATAACAACTCCAAAAGCAAGTCTTCAAGTTCTCTTTCACAGACACTTTTCATACAGGCAGATCATTCATCTAAACTATGTTTACAGAAACAGGGAATCTTTCTAAAATAAACGTTTgcgtttttttttaattgctgcTTTGAATAAACAGTCTGCCCGGCCTCAAAAGTGCGAGTATGCATATACCTGTGACATTTACTAAAACTTCGCCGTGTTACACCCCAGCTATTTCAAACAGGTTGCTCCAGGTATTAACCAAACCCTGCTACTATCTAAAGGTGCCTCTTTAAACCGCAATGGTGACAGAGTACAATCAGCAAATGGCAAGATCACCTTCCGACCCGCCGCTAAACTGAACACCTGTCCAGTACAACCCCAAACTCTGTCGCCGATCACCTGTTTATTATAAACCCTATGCTCATTTAACCTATCCGTGGTTACGTTGCAACTCGTCCGAAATGCCACTTTTTCGTCAGTTGCCAACAACAAAAAATGAAATTGCATTCCTCTAAATGAAAGAGACAGTCTATTGTACTATTGCTAACTCTCAGtgtgtgctgtgggagtgccTACGAAAGTGGTTAAACAAGATGGGTTGGTAACTGATTGGAGAAAACTCAAGCGACCGTGAACTGCTGAGGCAATATTCAACGAGACTGGCTGCTGAGAAATACACCTGTGCTTTTGTATCAGCCTGTATAGTGTCTTAAACCTTGTGTCACTTCCGTGAGCTTCATAAACCGGTGATTGTGTTTGTTCCGTTTATTACCAACTTGACTTTCAAACGCAACAAGATCGTCATAAATAAAGCGTCAAAATCTGTGGACAACAGCTCAGGTCCTCAACACTGCTAACATTTCTGGGTCTCGAGAAGGGTTGAGTCAAATAGATACAaacacagaagttgctggaaaaactcagcaggtctgggcagcatctgtgcagagaaatcaaagtcacCGTTTCGGGTCGttgtcctgaggaagggtcacgggacccgaaacgttaacttttgacttctctgcacagatgctgcccagacctgctgagttttttttccagcaacttctgtgcctgtttctgatttacagtatccgcGGCTCTTTAGGTTTGTCTATTGGATGTCAGTGCCTGCGAGTAGCCTGGACTGGCGAGTATTCCGTACGGACAACAGGGAGGTGCGGACAGGCGGCCAGTGTTTACATCAAGCTCTGGGCGGTCTTCACGTTTACGCGTGGTTGGTCTGAAGCAGACACACATACCAGAGAAGTATGTGCATCAGCTGCACCCGAGACTTTGATGTTGCGATAGGATTCAACTTGTTTACATTTTGATCTCATTGACTCGGAGCTCTGAACGTGAATGGTCGAGAATGCATTATTTGATTTGGGAAGTTattggtgttgggggtggggtttggtggggggaggaggggtggcAAAACAAAACCCGTATAGAAACCCTATTTGATGTCCCAAGAGCGTGAGGAAGCATTGAGGCCTGTGCACCTTTAAATTGTCCGCATATTATTAGGCTTACACGCCTGTTTCCAGCACCAGCCCTCATGTTGGATGCCCACATTGAAAACCCACCACCTTGTCCGTTCCTAGCTCCTATCTGATGTCAATACATTCCTCCTTAAAATACTATACCGCGTATCTGCGTGGGCGAGATGTATTGAGTGCTCGATAGAAACTGCCAGCTGATTCACTTTTGCAAGCGCCCTTGAGCAAGTTTCAACGGTGGATGTACCTTCTGGTTAATTTTAATTCTTGAAGATTAACTGGCCTGGAAGCATGGAAACAAGATGTCACGTGTTTGCATCCGTCGCAATAATAGAGAAAATAATTAAAGGGGAGGCTTTTATTTAATTTACTGGACAGCTACAGAGATGGTCATTTCTTTTGTTGGGAATTAGTCGAGGAATCATGAATTTCACTCGGAGCAGGGTTGTTCCCTATTAACATGCGTTTAAAGAAAGAAAACggtcaaaactttttttttaaaaagaagtctATACTCGCTGGTTGAAACGTGTAAACAACCTGGTTTGGCTCCGCCCCAAACGTTTCAAGTCAAATCGCGTTTCATAATctgatctcccactctctcatttcAACACGCACAGGCGTTTGAAAGAAGAATTAACAGAAAACATTTCTCACGCGAATCCGATTCTTGTTATTTCACtggttcccccccaccccccagaaacCGTCGTTTTCCCCACACCACTTTTCAAATGGCAGAGATGGAACCCAAGCGACTGTCAAATCAGTGCACGTCAGACGCTAATGGGGTTTGTTATCAAAGCTTTTATTTTACAATGTAAGGCTCATGCGTCTTTTAATAAACaaaccaaacaaaaaaaaactacacaCAAAAACATCACCTGCTTACGTTGGCAGTGGTCCCGTCTTGAAGTAACAGTAAGAAGATCTATTAAACTCATTCACTCGATTGGAGCATTGTCATTAATTAAACCGTTTAAACCCACAACATTATAAAGCCTATCTGGTTACCTCTTGTTTGGAAATCACAATtataaatatgttttttttttaaaaatcacgtTAGCTACTTATTTGGCACACAGTGATGCCGTCGTTTGAGGCAGGAATTCTGATAACCAGTTGATCACACgtttatttttaataataaaAAAACTACCTGTTCAGAAATGAACTTACTACAATCTCTGTAATATAGTATTCCTTTAGGTTTACCAGACCAACTGGCTTTGTCGATATACAGAAGAGCAAATATTGGGGACAAACAAAATTCCAACCAAAGTGTTTGCCAGGTCCACAGCGATGCTCAGGGTGAGAAAAGCAACAGAGAGACTCGATTCAAAGTTCTAGAAACAAAAGTGCAGAAAGAGAGgctccatttctctccctcttttggaGTTTGTTCTTATTAAAGTCCACCTTCTAGACGATGAAAGACTCGATCTTGTAGGGGTGGTAGGTCTGAGGGTGCATCGCCGCTGGTAATCGGACGCCGGGGAAATTCCCCGTGCTCGGAATCGTGTCCGGGATGCATTTGGAGCTGGTGAAATGAGAGAGGCGGGGGGCCAGCACTCCGGGCTGGGAGGCGGCAGCGAACCGGTAAGGCTGCAGCATGGAGTTAGCAGCCGGGCTGATGGGGAACAATGCTGGCACCGGGCCGGAGGGACTGTAGGTGAGGAGAGGGTAAGGTAAGGGAGGTCTGCTGGTCCAGAACAGCCTGGTAGCGCCGTCCACAGGCACCTTGTCCTCCCGCCTCTGGAAAGGCGTGCTCAAGATGCTGTCGATGGCAAACGAGCTGGAGAACTTGACTCCTTCATCCTTGCTGGATGCTGAAGGGATGAGATCCAGGCGTTTGTCCCCCGGGCCGGCTTCCTTGAGGAGTTTGCGGCCAATCCGCTTCCTCCGGCGGCGGAAGACCCCGTCCGCGAAGGTGTACTCGCTGTTGGGATTCAGCATCCAGTAGTTGTCCTTCCCCCAGGGTCTGGACGGGTCACGGAGCACTTTGACGAAGCAGTCATTGAGAGACAGGTTGTGGCGgacagagtttctccagcccgTGTAGGAGCCACGGAAGAAGGGgaacttcttcatcaggtaatcGTTAATCTCAGCCAGGGTCAGGCGGCCGGAGGCAGAGTCTCTAATGGCCATGGCGATCAGAGCGATGTAGGAGTAAGGGGGCTTGGGGCGCCTGGTGTAGGTTTTGCCCTTCCCCTCGGAGCCCGGGTTGGTGGGAGCCGGGCTGTTGGCTGTGCAGTCCCCATCCGACCCCAGCTCCTCTTCCACCGACAGGGGCGAGGGGACACTGCCTTCCGAGTCACTGCAGACCGCTGTCGCTTTATCCACGAAGCCCCTCTCACCCAGAACTTCCAAGTTCATGGTCGCTTGTATATCGCTGACTTCCACAGAAAATCCCGAGCAGGAGGATCACAGGTATCAATGACttcagagagactgagagagaggttaCGTTACACACACAAAATAACAAAACAGCAAGCGGGAATAAATGACTCCTTTCCCACTCTCTAGACAGCTTACTCAGCGCCCTGAACCCGGTCTGCTGAAGTGATTGAAAAGCGGAGGTCGCTTCCAGTTCAGTTGaggttgttttgttttttttcgcTAAAGTTTCAGGCGCCCAGGTAGTTCGCTTGTGTCATGACCAACCCCCCCAGCAACCCCCTTAAATCTCCAGAGAATCCCAGAGACCTGTGTCATATCGCTCTTCGATCCAGCCATCTCCACACCTCgcagagggggggagggaggatcctgtgggggggggggggggacggaaCCCTAGAGATTCGTTTCCAAATCTTCCCCCCACTCCCCTTTCCTGCtgccgcccccaccccctcctcagcCGCGGACCCTCATTTGCGAGACCACCTACACCGGTGGCGGGAATTTGTAAACTTTGTCGCTTGAAACGGAAGAATGCTGTTGTGACTTAATTTTACAGTACCTTTCCAATCACCCCTCTACACCTGTTGGGTGGATTCTCCCTGAGCCGCTGTATAATTTCAACAGCGTGAAATCGACTCGGGCTATTTCCTGAACACTTACAGTAAATAAACCAGGAGGCGTGGAGGAAGGGTGCGGAAACAAGACATTAAAAGACGGAGCAAATGCCACTAATATTACTCTCCTGTCCCTTTATTATTAAACAGGAATCCCCTGCCCCTGAGAGCGCTGAATCATTTTATCCCTCACTTCTGCAGAAGTTGATTACTTTCCATGTGTATTTCTTTTTGGTGTTGCTAAATAATCTACTGTGTGCGTGAAACAATGAGGCCATAAACACCTGCAATCATTCATTGATCTGCGGAATTGACAAACGCGAGGAGGTTAGACAGCGATAGCGAGGATACTGTGGGCAAGTGCGCGGGGGAATAGCTCGGACTGTCGATTCTGGCTGGTAAAGGACGGGGGCCGCAGGTTGCCCCCTGACGCTTTGGTGGAGCACGATCAGCAAGTCTGTAAAACACAACCGACTTGCGTTTATCGTCTCATCCGGGGGGACGTGGTCGACAATGGGTTGAAATGCATCTTCTTGCccgctctctgactgactgttttATGGATTTGACAGTGTCAAAATCCGCTAGTGCACGTGTATGGTTTGCAAGTGTCAAACTAAAAATCTTTGTGTGCTTTTCATTTTATACCATTTCCGGGGACGAGTCTGTGCCCAGTTAGTTTGTCAACACTTTTCCTTCCAATTCAGTGATGGCCTTAATTCCGAGATCAAAGAAAACGGAATTCAGAAATATTTACTGATATACACAGGCTATTAAACTCCACAACAAACTGACATGTTCCAGTCAAGCGGCCGTACCTATAAGTATTTTCTTCCTCGCTAATACCGCCGGACAAATATTGTTCTTGTCTTCATTAGGTCAACGGGACGCAGGGGGCATGCCCTTATCCCCTGGAGGTGCTGCACTTTAATGAGGGAGACGCGGATACACATTGCCTTCACCGTGGGCACTGAATGTTGTGATCTCCCATGTACTAAGCAAGAGTTTCTCACTCCAAGAGTAATCGAGTCTACCCGGGGATGTAAACATTCCGCTTACCATGCTGGCGTGAGCGGAGGCGACAGATACATCAGCGGGGCTCTGGAATTTCAGGCATTGAAAAACAACACTGGGCTTATAGATGCTGGATGATAGGTTATTCAAAGGGAAGTGAAACACATGAGCTTACACCACCATACAACGGAATTCGTGACATTAGGAGGACTCACGAAGCGTCAATGCTATTCTGCAGGACAGAACTATATCCTATTTCTGTCAGGTAGAGGATACAATTGTTGAACTGGGAGACAAAACTTTTCCCCGTGTACGCTTTGCCATGGAGGCGGCAGTGCTCAGTTACACATCTACTGATCAAATTGAGGTTTTCAGACACTCACTTTGACCTGGACAAGACGAGGAGACTCCTCTGTCGGCAACAGGACAATTAATTTCACTCAATAAAATTTCCTCTTTACCGCTGTCCTGAGTAGCGGACGAAGCTGTGGGTGTGTCCTACACAAATCTAATTCGTGAAATCTGTTGCTTTCGCTGTTTTGGTTTGTTGCCGTGGTAAAGCAGTGACCCTCCGTAATTCCATTCATGGCCATAGTGGTCTTGTCCCAGCTGAACCGGTATCATAGTAGTTATCGTCCCTGGAATTCGAGATTGCTTCCCTCAGTGTTTTGTTTTTTCCAGCTTTACAGTGAAGCACATGTATTTGTCATGGGCAGCTTAATAAAACAAAATCAGACAGCAATATGTTGATGTTGCACCTAAATAGATGCTGGtgcattttgaaattaaaaaaagatgGCTTTTAAACAGCACTTATGTTAAATCGGAGAATGTTTGCAACATGTTGCGTTTAGAATGAGTGGAGTACAGGCAGTTCAAAGTCTCCATTACACCTGGTCCGTTAGGAAAATAGCATCTTCCTGGCAAGTGGAAATTGCAGGCAAATTTATACAATGCTTCACTCAGCACAACCGCAATTGCAATTAAAAGGGTTCTTGTAATTAAAAGTAAAGTCAGAGCCTCAGAAGACTGCTCTCTCACCAAAGAGAGATGACTGAGGTTGAgcttaacctgaaggtcaccatacctcaggcaaggCTGAGAAAGCAGAACCTTCATGGTAAccacagctggtgcaggaatcAAGTTGTTGGCATCTCTTTGCACCAcaaaccagccaactgaactaactgacCCATAAAAGGGTGCAGGGCCAGAAGGTCAAATCTAGGTCTAGTCCAGAAGTCCGATTTGCTGTGGAGGTATGTCATAACACTCCCTGACAAGTCAATTCTTAAAAAGAACACAAGAAAAAAAGTACTTCATTTTCCCAATAGGGACAACTTTTGAAACTGATCTATGACCAGGCTTTTTTGCAAGATCTCTATTGACATTTCGGAGTCTATACTTTGTGAACTCAAACGCCCTCCAAACGTTTGAGTGCATAATTGGGGATGAGTACTTGACTGTGAACAGCCCCATAATGTATATTGATGATCCATGAAAACATTGAAATAAAATACATTGGCAATTGAACTACAGAAAGTTCTATAAGGCCTGTAATCATCACAGGAGACAAAATATGCAACCTTGCCGGGTAAGAAGATCTCAGATTAGATGACCAGAAACATGTTTGAAGagatatgtgcaggtcaggtgaattggccatgctaaattgtccacagttgTTAGAGAGGGGGGTCcacagaggggggtgggtgggttactcttcagaggtcgctgtggacttgttgggccgaagggcctgtttccacactgtagggaatgtaatttaatctaagatAAATGTTTAAGAGCTATAATAGGATTATaaagtctccaccatttcctctagcagctcactccatacacgcaccatcctctgtttgaaacatttatctctcaggaccttttaaaatctttcccttctcaccttaaacctatgccgtctagttttggctTCCCCCACCCtcagaaaagaccttgactattcaccctatccatgcccctcttgattttatgaatctctataagGCTTGGAACACCcaagccaattcagcctctcccaatagctcaaaccctccagtcccagcaacatcctggtaagtttttttctgcactctctcaggTTTTTCCTATagaaaggtgaccagaattgtctGCAGTATTCTCAAAGTATCTTCTTAAAACTGTAACCTTTCTGGATGCCTTGGAATGACAATACATTGATTCTGATGATCTGATGTGGAATTATGGAAAAATTCAATACAAAGGGCAGAGGCTTCCAGGCCTGCTTTGAGCTTTTGGGAAGGCAGGCATGGGAACAAAATTTGGTGGGAGGCAAAATTGCAGTTTCCCAATGATCGTTGACAGATTTGCTATCA
Protein-coding sequences here:
- the foxq1b gene encoding forkhead box protein Q1b, with product MNLEVLGERGFVDKATAVCSDSEGSVPSPLSVEEELGSDGDCTANSPAPTNPGSEGKGKTYTRRPKPPYSYIALIAMAIRDSASGRLTLAEINDYLMKKFPFFRGSYTGWRNSVRHNLSLNDCFVKVLRDPSRPWGKDNYWMLNPNSEYTFADGVFRRRRKRIGRKLLKEAGPGDKRLDLIPSASSKDEGVKFSSSFAIDSILSTPFQRREDKVPVDGATRLFWTSRPPLPYPLLTYSPSGPVPALFPISPAANSMLQPYRFAAASQPGVLAPRLSHFTSSKCIPDTIPSTGNFPGVRLPAAMHPQTYHPYKIESFIV